The following are encoded in a window of Labrus bergylta chromosome 16, fLabBer1.1, whole genome shotgun sequence genomic DNA:
- the cacng3b gene encoding voltage-dependent calcium channel gamma-3 subunit, translated as MKMLMCDRGVQMLVTTVGAFAAFSLMTIAVGTDYWLYSRGVCRTKNSGDNDTSRKNEEVMTHSGLWRTCCLEGTFRGVCKKIDHFPEDADYEADAAEYLLRAVRASSIFPIMSVGLLFLGGLCVAASEFYRSRHNVILSAGIFFVSAGLSNIIGIIVYISANSGDPGQSDSKKSYSYGWSFYFGALSFIMAEMVGVLAVHMFIEKHRKQRAKSRTELIKKSTFSRIPSYRYRFRRRSSVRSSEVPSRDASPLGKGGYTGPAASEMPMYTLNPREAGNAGTKSGGGMGGILNSEREFLQSSTLTKDYNKDPNRRTTPV; from the exons ATGAAGATGCTGATGTGTGACCGCGGCGTCCAGATGCTGGTGACGACGGTGGGCGCATTCGCCGCCTTCAGCCTCATGACCATCGCCGTCGGTACCGACTACTGGCTGTACTCCCGCGGGGTCTGCCGCACGAAGAACAGCGGCGACAACGACACCAGCCGCAAGAACGAGGAGGTGATGACGCACTCCGGCCTCTGGCGAACCTGCTGTCTGGAAG GAACATTCAGAGGTGTGTGTAAGAAGATTGATCACTTCCCAGAGGACGCTGACTATGAAGCAGATGCCGCCGAGTACCTTCTAC GAGCTGTGCGAGCCTCCAGTATCTTCCCCATCATGAGTGTGGGTCTGCTGTTTCTGGGGGGGCTCTGCGTGGCTGCCAGTGAGTTTTACCGGAGTCGACACAACGTCATCCTCAGTGCAGGGATCTTCTTCGTATCTGCAG GGCTCAGTAACATCATAGGAATTATCGTCTATATCTCTGCAAACTCTGGGGACCCGGGCCAGAGCGACAGCAAAAAGTCCTACTCCTACGGCTGGTCCTTCTACTTCGGTGCCCTCTCCTTCATCATGGCAGAGATGGTGGGCGTGCTGGCCGTGCACATGTTCATCGAGAAGCACCGTAAGCAACGGGCCAAGTCCCGCACAGAGCTCATCAAAAAGTCCACCTTCAGCCGCATCCCTTCCTATCGCTACCGCTTCCGGCGCCGCTCTAGCGTGCGTTCTTCTGAGGTCCCGAGCCGTGACGCCTCCCCTCTGGGTAAAGGAGGCTACACGGGGCCCGCCGCCTCCGAGATGCCCATGTACACGCTGAACCCGCGCGAGGCGGGAAATGCTGGCACCAAATCCGGCGGCGGCATGGGCGGCATTCTCAACTCAGAGAGGGAGTTCCTCCAGAGCAGCACGCTCACGAAAGACTACAACAAGGACCCCAACCGCAGGACCACGCCCGTGTGA